In a genomic window of Quercus lobata isolate SW786 chromosome 4, ValleyOak3.0 Primary Assembly, whole genome shotgun sequence:
- the LOC115983977 gene encoding phosphatidylinositol 4-phosphate 5-kinase 6-like isoform X1, which translates to MSKENIGIVKAWEATVRKSQAIAKKRTPMSVAHADDDDEPDAAGPCHAYHAERVLSNGDFYTGQWIDNFPHGHGKYLWPDGCMYVGEWYRGKTMGKGKFSWPSGATYEGEFKTGYMDGRGTYTGSSGDTYRGYWVMNLKHGHGTKSFSNGDYYEGEWRRGLQDGQGRYQWKNGNHYIGQWRNGVMNGNGTMIWSNGNRYDGCWEDGWPKGNGTFRWPDGSFYVGVWSKDTTDQNGSYYPSINSNGNLDWDPQEVFAVDLNDCQISPGEKVSIFPSQKMVNWPGLEGELFQKRKGYDASVRPRRESMDGMLNDYFWGNGEAGSVNGVEGLGNLQHEESVKKGNVSQLLRLKPVKRPGVTISKGHKNYELMLNLQLGISILRVLAYKLQRSSTLVCSKGFTHRHSVGRPAPKTTLDLRASAFDPKEKVWTKFPPEGSKHTPPHQSCDFKWKDYCPVVFRTLRKLFKVDPADYMLSLCGNDALRELSSPGKSGSFFYLTNDDRYMIKTVKKAEVKVLLRMLPAYYNHFRAFENTLVTKFYGLHCVKLTGAAQKKVRFVIMGNLFCSEYAIHRRFDLKGSSHGRTTDKPDAEIDPTTTLKDLDLNYIFRLQKVWFQEFCRQVDRDCDFLEQERIMDYSLLVGLHFRETSTRECLTPRSRTSGNGDFDNEGTPQLSRIDMDQLLLDPTRWASIKLGINMPARVEQTVRRSDYDTQLVGEPTGQLYDVILFFGIIDILQDYDISKKLEHAYKSFQYDPTSISAVDPKQYSRRFRDFIFRVFLEDT; encoded by the exons ATGAGCAAAGAAAACATTGGCATTGTGAAGGCCTGGGAAGCAACAGTGCGGAAATCACAAGCTATTGCAAAGAAAAGAACACCCATGTCTGTAGCAcatgctgatgatgatgatgagccTGATGCAGCAGGTCCATGCCATGCCTACCATGCTGAGAGGGTACTCTCCAATGGGGACTTCTATACAGGCCAATGGATTGACAATTTCCCACATGGACATGGTAAGTACCTCTGGCCAGATGGGTGCATGTATGTTGGTGAATGGTACAGAGGCAAGACCATGGGGAAAGGTAAGTTTAGTTGGCCTTCTGGTGCCACCTATGAGGGTGAGTTCAAGACTGGTTATATGGATGGTAGAGGGACTTATACTGGTTCATCTGGGGACACATATAGAGGTTATTGGGTGATGAACTTGAAGCATGGACATGGGACTAAAAGCTTTTCCAATGGAGATTACTATGAGGGTGAATGGAGGCGTGGATTGCAAGATGGACAAGGGAGGTACCAATGGAAGAATGGGAACCATTATATTGGGCAGTGGAGAAATGGGGTTATGAATGGGAATGGTACAATGATTTGGAGCAATGGGAACAGGTATGATGGGTGTTGGGAAGATGGTTGGCCTAAAGGGAATGGGACTTTTAGGTGGCCAGATGGGAGTTTTTATGTGGGGGTTTGGAGTAAGGATACTACTGACCAAAATGGAAGTTATTATCCATCAATTAATTCTAATGGGAATTTGGATTGGGACCCCCAAGAGGTTTTTGCAGTGGATTTGAATGATTGCCAGATTAGTCCTGGGGAGAAAGTGTCCATTTTTCCTTCTCAGAAGATGGTGAATTGGCCTGGTCTTGAAGGGGAGCTCTTCCAGAAGAGGAAAGGTTATGATGCGAGTGTCAGGCCTAGGAGGGAGTCCATGGATGGAATgttaaatgattatttttggGGGAACGGTGAGGCTGGCAGTGTCAATGGAGTTGAGGGATTGGGGAATCTTCAGCATGAGGAGTCTGTTAAGAAAGGGAATGTATCACAACTGTTAAGACTAAAGCCGGTGAAAAGACCGGGGGTGACAATATCTAAAGGGCATAAGAACTATGAGCTCATGCTCAATTTGCAGTTAGGAATCAG TATCCTCAGGGTTTTAGCTTACAAGTTACAACGATCATCCACTTTAGTTTGTAGCAAAGGTTTCACT CACAGACATTCTGTTGGAAGGCCTGCTCCAAAGACAACCCTTGATTTGAGGGCTTCAGCCTTTGATCCCAAGGAAAAAGTATGGACAAAATTTCCACCAGAAGGATCCAAGCACACTCCCCCTCATCAGTCGTGTGACTTCAAATGGAAGGACTACTGCCCAGTTGTTTTCAG GACTCTTAGGAAGTTGTTCAAGGTAGATCCAGCAGATTACATGTTATCACTTTGTGGGAATGATGCCCTACGGGAGCTCTCATCCCCTGGAAAAAGTGGAAGCTTTTTCTACTTGACCAATGATGACCGGTACATGATAAAAACCGTGAAGAAAGCGGAAGTAAAA GTGCTCTTACGGATGCTCCCAGCTTACTACAATCATTTCCGGGCCTTTGAGAATACTCTAGTCACAAAGTTTTATGGTCTTCATTGTGTCAAACTGACAGGAGCTGCCCAGAAGAAG GTTCGATTTGTCATAATGGGAAACCTGTTCTGCTCTGAGTATGCAATTCACAGGCGGTTTGATTTGAAAGGTTCTTCCCATGGCCGTACAACTGATAAACCTGATGCAGAGATTGATCCAACAACCACCCTTAAGGACCTTGATCTCAATTATATATTCAGGTTGCAGAAAGTTTGGTTTCAAGAGTTCTGCAG GCAAGTGGACAGGGATTGCGACTTTCTTGAACAGGAGAGGATTATGGACTACAGTCTATTGGTTGGTCTTCACTTCCGAGAAACTTCAACTAGGGAGTGCCTCACGCCTAGAAGCCGTACCTCTG GAAACGGAGACTTTGACAATGAAGGAACGCCTCAACTTTCTAGAATAGATATGGATCAGCTTCTTTTGGATCCTACCCG GTGGGCATCCATTAAATTAGGTATAAACATGCCAGCACGGGTTGAGCAGACAGTCAGAAGAAGTGACTATGATACTCAGCTGGTTGGAGAACCAACAGGACAATTATATGATGTTATCCTTTTCTTTGGTATAATTGACATACTACAAGACTATGATATTAGCAAAAAGCTTGAGCATGCATACAAATCATTCCAATACGACCCAACTTCAATCTCTGCTGTTGATCCTAAGCAATACTCAAGACGCTTTCGTGATTTCATCTTCAGAGTTTTTCTAGAAGACACTTGA
- the LOC115983977 gene encoding phosphatidylinositol 4-phosphate 5-kinase 6-like isoform X2 — translation MSKENIGIVKAWEATVRKSQAIAKKRTPMSVAHADDDDEPDAAGPCHAYHAERVLSNGDFYTGQWIDNFPHGHGKYLWPDGCMYVGEWYRGKTMGKGKFSWPSGATYEGEFKTGYMDGRGTYTGSSGDTYRGYWVMNLKHGHGTKSFSNGDYYEGEWRRGLQDGQGRYQWKNGNHYIGQWRNGVMNGNGTMIWSNGNRYDGCWEDGWPKGNGTFRWPDGSFYVGVWSKDTTDQNGSYYPSINSNGNLDWDPQEVFAVDLNDCQISPGEKVSIFPSQKMVNWPGLEGELFQKRKGYDASVRPRRESMDGMLNDYFWGNGEAGSVNGVEGLGNLQHEESVKKGNVSQLLRLKPVKRPGVTISKGHKNYELMLNLQLGIRHSVGRPAPKTTLDLRASAFDPKEKVWTKFPPEGSKHTPPHQSCDFKWKDYCPVVFRTLRKLFKVDPADYMLSLCGNDALRELSSPGKSGSFFYLTNDDRYMIKTVKKAEVKVLLRMLPAYYNHFRAFENTLVTKFYGLHCVKLTGAAQKKVRFVIMGNLFCSEYAIHRRFDLKGSSHGRTTDKPDAEIDPTTTLKDLDLNYIFRLQKVWFQEFCRQVDRDCDFLEQERIMDYSLLVGLHFRETSTRECLTPRSRTSGNGDFDNEGTPQLSRIDMDQLLLDPTRWASIKLGINMPARVEQTVRRSDYDTQLVGEPTGQLYDVILFFGIIDILQDYDISKKLEHAYKSFQYDPTSISAVDPKQYSRRFRDFIFRVFLEDT, via the exons ATGAGCAAAGAAAACATTGGCATTGTGAAGGCCTGGGAAGCAACAGTGCGGAAATCACAAGCTATTGCAAAGAAAAGAACACCCATGTCTGTAGCAcatgctgatgatgatgatgagccTGATGCAGCAGGTCCATGCCATGCCTACCATGCTGAGAGGGTACTCTCCAATGGGGACTTCTATACAGGCCAATGGATTGACAATTTCCCACATGGACATGGTAAGTACCTCTGGCCAGATGGGTGCATGTATGTTGGTGAATGGTACAGAGGCAAGACCATGGGGAAAGGTAAGTTTAGTTGGCCTTCTGGTGCCACCTATGAGGGTGAGTTCAAGACTGGTTATATGGATGGTAGAGGGACTTATACTGGTTCATCTGGGGACACATATAGAGGTTATTGGGTGATGAACTTGAAGCATGGACATGGGACTAAAAGCTTTTCCAATGGAGATTACTATGAGGGTGAATGGAGGCGTGGATTGCAAGATGGACAAGGGAGGTACCAATGGAAGAATGGGAACCATTATATTGGGCAGTGGAGAAATGGGGTTATGAATGGGAATGGTACAATGATTTGGAGCAATGGGAACAGGTATGATGGGTGTTGGGAAGATGGTTGGCCTAAAGGGAATGGGACTTTTAGGTGGCCAGATGGGAGTTTTTATGTGGGGGTTTGGAGTAAGGATACTACTGACCAAAATGGAAGTTATTATCCATCAATTAATTCTAATGGGAATTTGGATTGGGACCCCCAAGAGGTTTTTGCAGTGGATTTGAATGATTGCCAGATTAGTCCTGGGGAGAAAGTGTCCATTTTTCCTTCTCAGAAGATGGTGAATTGGCCTGGTCTTGAAGGGGAGCTCTTCCAGAAGAGGAAAGGTTATGATGCGAGTGTCAGGCCTAGGAGGGAGTCCATGGATGGAATgttaaatgattatttttggGGGAACGGTGAGGCTGGCAGTGTCAATGGAGTTGAGGGATTGGGGAATCTTCAGCATGAGGAGTCTGTTAAGAAAGGGAATGTATCACAACTGTTAAGACTAAAGCCGGTGAAAAGACCGGGGGTGACAATATCTAAAGGGCATAAGAACTATGAGCTCATGCTCAATTTGCAGTTAGGAATCAG ACATTCTGTTGGAAGGCCTGCTCCAAAGACAACCCTTGATTTGAGGGCTTCAGCCTTTGATCCCAAGGAAAAAGTATGGACAAAATTTCCACCAGAAGGATCCAAGCACACTCCCCCTCATCAGTCGTGTGACTTCAAATGGAAGGACTACTGCCCAGTTGTTTTCAG GACTCTTAGGAAGTTGTTCAAGGTAGATCCAGCAGATTACATGTTATCACTTTGTGGGAATGATGCCCTACGGGAGCTCTCATCCCCTGGAAAAAGTGGAAGCTTTTTCTACTTGACCAATGATGACCGGTACATGATAAAAACCGTGAAGAAAGCGGAAGTAAAA GTGCTCTTACGGATGCTCCCAGCTTACTACAATCATTTCCGGGCCTTTGAGAATACTCTAGTCACAAAGTTTTATGGTCTTCATTGTGTCAAACTGACAGGAGCTGCCCAGAAGAAG GTTCGATTTGTCATAATGGGAAACCTGTTCTGCTCTGAGTATGCAATTCACAGGCGGTTTGATTTGAAAGGTTCTTCCCATGGCCGTACAACTGATAAACCTGATGCAGAGATTGATCCAACAACCACCCTTAAGGACCTTGATCTCAATTATATATTCAGGTTGCAGAAAGTTTGGTTTCAAGAGTTCTGCAG GCAAGTGGACAGGGATTGCGACTTTCTTGAACAGGAGAGGATTATGGACTACAGTCTATTGGTTGGTCTTCACTTCCGAGAAACTTCAACTAGGGAGTGCCTCACGCCTAGAAGCCGTACCTCTG GAAACGGAGACTTTGACAATGAAGGAACGCCTCAACTTTCTAGAATAGATATGGATCAGCTTCTTTTGGATCCTACCCG GTGGGCATCCATTAAATTAGGTATAAACATGCCAGCACGGGTTGAGCAGACAGTCAGAAGAAGTGACTATGATACTCAGCTGGTTGGAGAACCAACAGGACAATTATATGATGTTATCCTTTTCTTTGGTATAATTGACATACTACAAGACTATGATATTAGCAAAAAGCTTGAGCATGCATACAAATCATTCCAATACGACCCAACTTCAATCTCTGCTGTTGATCCTAAGCAATACTCAAGACGCTTTCGTGATTTCATCTTCAGAGTTTTTCTAGAAGACACTTGA